One genomic region from Bdellovibrionota bacterium encodes:
- a CDS encoding site-specific integrase produces MAIKSYEKNGETWFQVYVNVRSKGNRSLRAQRKISGVKTESEARRQEIKLIRECEREISMKESQGSSWETVVDAWEENLLRDERRAQTTKLDYAAAIRNHTSAWMKRPAAEISSFDVREALNQLKAGGASILHQNKLKLLINGVFVFGMENGLIRGKDRSPAYGIQLGRKEETKPEILSIGEIRTLLEEAKKLDHPWYPVWAMAILTGMRNGELNALVWSDVNWENRQLSVTKSYNTRFRSVKSTKSGQWRTVPISSELQSLLVELKERTGNGPHVLPRLTGWHKGEQARILRQFCLGIGLKSVKFHTLRACFATQLIRNGVAPIQIQKICGWSDLETMQRYIRLAGIESEGVTEVLEVLPEYEVTAKVVSLFGRNVDKAKSNL; encoded by the coding sequence ATGGCGATAAAATCGTATGAAAAAAACGGCGAAACCTGGTTTCAGGTGTACGTCAACGTTCGAAGCAAAGGCAACCGGTCCCTTCGCGCCCAGCGAAAGATCTCGGGAGTCAAAACCGAATCCGAAGCGAGGCGTCAGGAAATCAAACTGATTCGCGAATGTGAACGCGAAATCTCAATGAAAGAGAGCCAAGGCTCTTCGTGGGAGACCGTCGTGGACGCCTGGGAGGAGAATCTTCTCCGGGACGAGCGGCGCGCGCAAACCACGAAGCTCGATTACGCGGCGGCGATCCGGAATCACACGTCGGCCTGGATGAAACGTCCGGCGGCGGAGATCTCCTCGTTTGATGTGCGGGAAGCGCTCAATCAACTCAAAGCCGGCGGGGCTTCCATTCTCCACCAGAACAAACTGAAACTTCTCATCAACGGAGTGTTCGTGTTCGGAATGGAAAATGGGTTGATTCGGGGAAAGGATCGAAGCCCGGCGTATGGGATTCAATTGGGAAGAAAAGAGGAAACGAAACCCGAAATTCTTTCCATCGGGGAAATTCGAACGCTTCTCGAAGAAGCGAAAAAGCTCGATCACCCCTGGTATCCCGTCTGGGCCATGGCGATCTTAACCGGCATGCGAAACGGCGAGCTCAACGCCCTGGTATGGAGCGACGTGAACTGGGAGAACAGACAACTCTCCGTCACGAAGTCGTACAACACACGATTTCGGAGCGTAAAAAGCACGAAATCGGGGCAATGGCGAACCGTGCCGATTTCCAGCGAACTCCAATCGCTCCTCGTGGAGCTTAAAGAGCGAACCGGAAACGGACCGCATGTCCTTCCGAGATTGACCGGCTGGCACAAAGGCGAGCAGGCCCGGATCTTACGGCAATTTTGCCTCGGGATCGGGCTCAAATCCGTAAAGTTTCATACGTTACGGGCGTGCTTTGCCACGCAGCTCATCCGAAATGGGGTCGCGCCGATCCAGATCCAAAAGATCTGCGGTTGGAGCGATCTCGAGACGATGCAGCGGTATATCCGGCTGGCCGGAATTGAATCGGAAGGGGTGACGGAAGTCTTAGAAGTACTTCCGGAGTATGAAGTAACGGCCAAAGTAGTTTCACTCTTCGGCCGAAACGTGGACAAAGCAAAGTCGAATCTCTGA